CTGCGGAGAAGCTGGCTCAGGCGGCTAAGATTATCGGCAGTCAACCATCTGCCCTTCAGCTTCGCTATCTTCAGACTCTGACCCAGATTTCTACTGAGAAAACTAATACAATAGTATTTCCCTTGCCAATAGACTTGATAACGCCTTTGCTCGGTAAGACCAGTGAGTCGAAGAAGTAGTTAGACTGTTACCCCCTGTCACCCATAAGGGGCAGGGGGTAAACTATTCTTTTAGTATCGTTACATCTCCGGCCACGATTTCGGTGAGGCTACCGTCAGCACGGCGCAGGATGAGATTGCCGTGTTCGGTGACTGTTTCAGCTTTGCCTTGTTCCACTGTCTCCCCAGTTTTAACCTGTATCCACCTGCCCAATGTCTCCATGTTTTCCTGCCATTCTCTGTATACAGGTGCTCCAGCTTGAGCTTCCAAATATAACCGTTCCAATTCAGATAACAGTGTGCTGGTAAGTTCAACCTTTGATATTCCTGTTCCTAGCTCATGCGACAGACTGGTAGCTATCCCGGCAATTTCGGGGAAAACCAGGGGGTCGAAATTGACATTTATTCCCATGCCGATAATGGCAAAATTTACCCTGCCCCCCTTGACCTCGTTTTCTATCAGGATGCCGCAGACCTTTTTGCCTTTAATCAGGACATCGTTGGGCCATTTGATCTGTGTCTCAAGGCCAGCAACTTTTTTGATAGCTTTGACCACAGCCAGAGAAGCTATCATGACAAGTTGTGGCAGGTTATCAAGAGAAGGCTTGAGAATAACCGACATAGCCAGACTGCCCTCAGGTGATAGCCATGTCCTACCAATCCGGCCTTTACCTGCTGTCTGCGTGCCGGCGATGACCACAGTCCCCTCAGCTGTTCCTTCTCTAACTAGCTCTTTGGCCGTCTTCATGGTTGTGGCCAGTCGGTGGTAATAATATAGCTGCCTGCCCACAAATTTAGTGTTTAAGCGATTTTGGATTGAGGCTTTTATGTCTTGGCTATTTAGCATACTTATCGTTTCCTCCGATAATCACTTCTCCTGGTTAGTATAGCGATAGCCTTAGGGTTATGTCTATTGATTTTAAGGGTAGACATCTTGACATTTTGGCCAAAGCCAATTAGCATTGTGATAGGACATTAAAAAGGCAGGACATGGAAGCGAAGGATCTGGATTATCTAGTTGATAAAGTTGCTGCCTTGATTGTGGAGGCGGACAGAGTTGTTGTCTTCACCGGAGCCGGTGTTAGCACGGAGTCGGGAATACCCGACTTCCGCAGCCCTGGCGGAATCTGGAGCAGGTTTGACCCCGATGACTTTACAATCCAGAAGTTCATGAGCAGTGAGAAGACTCGGAGGATGCAGTGGCAGATGATGGCTGAGGGTAGCCTTCTGAAAGACGCTGACCCGAATCAAGCTCATCATGCTGTTGCTGAACTCGAAAAACTTGGCAAGTTAACCTGTGTCATAACTCAAAATATCGATAACCTGCATCAAAAGGCAGGAAATTCTCAAGACAAGGTCTTTGAGCTACACGGTAATATGAAATGGATTAGATGTATGAGCTGTGATAATCGCTTGCCTATTGAGGACATTCTCCAGAGGTTAACGAAGGAAGAAATACCCGATTGTCATCTATGCCATGGCATTTTGAAGCCGGATGCCGTTTTCTTTGGCGAGGCATTGCCGCAGAAGACATTAAACGATGCCATTCACTATTCCCGTAATTGTGACCTTTTTATTGTCATTGGCTCCACCCTTGTTGTTTATCCGGCAGCTTATATGCCTACGTATGCTGTGGAGTCTGGAGCTAAGCTGGTCATTATTAACCTCACCTCCACACCCATGGATTCGAAGGCTACGGCATGCATTAACAGCAAGGCTGGGGAGGTGATGGTCAAGATTGTGGAGAGGGTAAGAAGTCAATTATCATCTTGAAACAGGTTCATTAAAAAGTGGAAGACCGCGTTGAAAAGAGTAGCAAGGCTGAGCGAAGGCAGCAGAAGAAAGCCAGGAGGAAATTCAGGCTTCATGGTGGCAGCCTCAGAGTTATATATCAGAACGCCGTCAGGCGGAGGCTAAGAGAAAAGAAATAGCTGTGTAAGGTAGCCTAACAAGGTTTTTAAGATGTTGGATTCCGACAATTCGAATTTTGTTTGGAGGTAAGGATATGAAGAAATTGTTATTTCCAATCGTTCTAGTTTTGACTTTAGCTGTTGGTTGTCTACCTGCTCTCCTAGCTGCTAATCAACCACCCACTGCCTACATAGATTCTGTATCGCCGGCTAATGCCGCCCTGGGTGAAACGGTGACTTTAATCGGCCACGGCGTTGACCCCGATGGCACCATAGTCGCTTATAATTGGCAGTCGAGCCTAGACGGTGATTTGGGCGCTTTGGCGAGCTTTAAAACTTCGTCTTTATCGCAAGGAACCCATACAATTTGGTTTAAGGTTCAGGATGATAAGGGAGGTTGGTCTAAGGAAGTTTTAACAACTGTCATTGTTGTTCCTAGCGGAGGAGGCAAGCCGGTGGTTAACTTATTTGAGGCTAATCCAGGGAGGATTGTTCCAGGCGGGCCATCAACGCTTAGCTGGAGTGTTTCTGGGGCTGCAACGGTCAGTATAGATCAGGCAATAGGCAATGTTGCCTTGAGTGGAACCAGAGCAGTGTCGCCAACCAAGACAACGACCTATACTTTGACAGCTACCAATGTGGTTGGAACTGTGACGGCTACGGCCCAGGTTGTGATTGCTGAGCTGCTTCCCAGTAATGTGATACTGTATTCCATTGCAGCAGAGGATGGGCAAGTAAGGCGAGATGGCTATGTTAGTCAGGAGCCAGACGTCGGCGACACAAAATCAGGCACAGCCATCCAGGCTTTTTTGAGCTTTGATATTTCCATGATACCTGAAGGTGCTACTATTAAATCGGCGGCGCTTGATATAACGGCTGCTTAT
The Chloroflexota bacterium genome window above contains:
- a CDS encoding biotin--[acetyl-CoA-carboxylase] ligase — its product is MLNSQDIKASIQNRLNTKFVGRQLYYYHRLATTMKTAKELVREGTAEGTVVIAGTQTAGKGRIGRTWLSPEGSLAMSVILKPSLDNLPQLVMIASLAVVKAIKKVAGLETQIKWPNDVLIKGKKVCGILIENEVKGGRVNFAIIGMGINVNFDPLVFPEIAGIATSLSHELGTGISKVELTSTLLSELERLYLEAQAGAPVYREWQENMETLGRWIQVKTGETVEQGKAETVTEHGNLILRRADGSLTEIVAGDVTILKE
- a CDS encoding NAD-dependent deacylase: MDYLVDKVAALIVEADRVVVFTGAGVSTESGIPDFRSPGGIWSRFDPDDFTIQKFMSSEKTRRMQWQMMAEGSLLKDADPNQAHHAVAELEKLGKLTCVITQNIDNLHQKAGNSQDKVFELHGNMKWIRCMSCDNRLPIEDILQRLTKEEIPDCHLCHGILKPDAVFFGEALPQKTLNDAIHYSRNCDLFIVIGSTLVVYPAAYMPTYAVESGAKLVIINLTSTPMDSKATACINSKAGEVMVKIVERVRSQLSS